A single Carnobacterium inhibens subsp. inhibens DSM 13024 DNA region contains:
- the sppA gene encoding signal peptide peptidase SppA gives MNAKRWSAIGIALGIFIFSFFFSNYFSYVAQKQETSESLSDSLVGLLGTEALEERVIEAGDSSNRIVVLTVDGTILAGQSSGLTGDITYSHDYFMQQLEQVLLDDTISGIVLSVNSPGGGTYESAQIKDKLVAIQKNTNKPMYVSMGSMAASGGYYISASAEKIFAAEETMTGSIGVIMSGMNVSELLEKLGVDDTTVKSGEFKDIGSSTRAMTEEDTEILQTMVNTSYDRFVEVIVEGRGMSEEEVRKIADGRIYDGVQAVDNGLVDEIGYQEDAIKAIQKDYTLEDAEIFSYQVPTLSFSSLFSSKLSGLFQSTSTQESELTELISAIGTVDSPKMMYYYGGE, from the coding sequence ATGAACGCAAAAAGATGGAGTGCAATCGGGATTGCATTAGGTATATTTATATTCTCATTCTTTTTCAGCAATTATTTTTCTTACGTTGCACAAAAACAAGAAACATCTGAATCCCTAAGTGATAGCTTAGTAGGTTTATTGGGTACAGAAGCGCTTGAAGAAAGAGTGATAGAAGCGGGAGACAGTTCAAATCGTATTGTAGTTCTAACTGTAGATGGAACCATCTTAGCTGGCCAATCGTCTGGTTTAACAGGAGACATTACATATAGTCATGATTATTTTATGCAACAATTGGAACAAGTCTTATTAGATGATACGATCAGTGGGATCGTTTTATCCGTTAATTCTCCAGGTGGCGGAACCTATGAAAGCGCTCAGATAAAAGATAAATTAGTTGCAATCCAAAAAAATACCAATAAACCCATGTATGTTTCAATGGGGAGTATGGCTGCTAGTGGTGGTTATTATATTTCAGCATCAGCTGAAAAAATATTTGCTGCTGAAGAAACGATGACAGGATCTATCGGAGTCATTATGTCTGGTATGAATGTTAGTGAGTTACTGGAAAAACTTGGTGTGGATGATACCACGGTCAAGAGCGGCGAATTTAAAGATATTGGATCTTCTACAAGAGCAATGACTGAAGAAGATACCGAAATATTACAAACAATGGTCAATACTTCCTACGATCGTTTTGTAGAGGTTATTGTCGAAGGTCGTGGGATGTCAGAAGAAGAAGTCAGAAAAATAGCAGATGGTCGTATATATGATGGAGTTCAAGCCGTTGATAATGGATTAGTAGACGAGATTGGCTACCAAGAAGATGCTATTAAAGCCATTCAAAAAGATTATACACTAGAAGATGCAGAGATTTTTAGTTATCAAGTCCCTACATTATCCTTTTCATCATTATTTAGTTCGAAATTAAGCGGATTATTTCAATCAACTAGCACCCAAGAATCAGAGCTTACTGAATTGATCTCCGCTATTGGAACAGTAGATTCTCCGAAGATGATGTATTATTACGGAGGTGAATAA
- a CDS encoding RDD family protein, which produces MTTTLENKEQDKAKKGDTKELDLNELKKSLAQEEAELERLKRLKRLKQQEEKTSEISPTEDQPMDDSKIETDKHERKNMSPQELRDARRYYWQQKQKEEERKKKPYNHFPSFFYAGFWFRLFAFIIDLILIWSINRLVVQTIFLLLRLPLNDNDFSAYSLSKLVVYLLYFVLLTKATNGQTVGKIIFGLRLISFKEEQLSWGTVLIRECFGRYILKTFPFIYLMVLFTQEKQHLADFFSDTAVVSENLIRASKLSLE; this is translated from the coding sequence ATGACCACAACTCTTGAAAACAAAGAGCAGGATAAAGCAAAAAAAGGAGATACAAAAGAGTTAGATCTAAATGAGTTGAAAAAATCATTAGCTCAGGAAGAAGCAGAACTTGAAAGATTAAAACGACTAAAACGCTTAAAACAACAAGAAGAAAAAACATCCGAAATAAGTCCAACAGAAGATCAACCAATGGATGATTCTAAAATTGAGACAGATAAGCATGAAAGAAAAAATATGAGTCCTCAAGAACTTAGAGATGCAAGGAGATATTATTGGCAACAAAAGCAAAAAGAAGAAGAACGCAAGAAAAAGCCTTATAATCATTTTCCGTCATTTTTTTATGCGGGTTTTTGGTTCCGTTTATTTGCTTTCATTATTGATCTGATTTTGATCTGGAGTATCAATCGATTAGTTGTCCAAACGATCTTTCTATTGTTGCGTTTACCACTTAACGATAATGATTTTTCAGCTTATTCATTAAGTAAATTAGTTGTTTATCTTTTATACTTTGTACTTTTAACAAAAGCTACAAATGGTCAAACAGTTGGAAAGATTATTTTTGGACTTCGATTGATCAGTTTTAAAGAAGAACAGTTAAGTTGGGGAACGGTTCTCATTCGGGAATGTTTTGGCCGCTATATTTTAAAAACATTTCCATTTATCTATTTAATGGTATTGTTTACTCAAGAGAAGCAACACTTAGCTGATTTTTTCAGTGATACAGCCGTTGTTTCTGAAAATCTGATTCGAGCGAGTAAATTATCTTTAGAGTAA